One segment of Sphaerodactylus townsendi isolate TG3544 linkage group LG17, MPM_Stown_v2.3, whole genome shotgun sequence DNA contains the following:
- the LOC125424584 gene encoding actin, clone 302-like has product MASDGTTAVVMDNGTSMSKAGFAGDDVPKMVFPTVVGRLRHKGDLVRKDSYVGDEAQSKRDVLALRYPIEHGMVTNWADMEKVWQHIYNELGVDPKERPVLLTEIPLNPKANREKMTQIMFETFNTPALFVAMQAVLSLYGAGRVTGIAMDSGDGITFPVPVREGYALPHAILRVTMSGSDLTDYLTRLLVERGYSFPTSERDVVRDIKEKLCYVAQDFENEMAAASSEKSYELPDGQVITLGNERFRCPESLFQPAFLNMESCGFPETVFNSVMKCDPDLRKDLFANVVLAGGNTMYPGMADRMLKELTAFVPSSMKTKIIAPPERKYSTWIGGSTLASLSTFQQMLISKQEYDESGPSIVHHKMCFTITD; this is encoded by the coding sequence ATGGCAAGCGACGGAACTACCGCCGTGGTGATGGACAACGGCACAAGTATGAGCAAAGCAGGATTTGCGGGAGACGACGTCCCCAAAATGGTGTTCCCCACTGTCGTCGGGAGGCTCCGTCACAAAGGAGACCTTGTGCGGAAGGACAGCTACGTGGGGGATGAAGCGCAGAGCAAGAGAGACGTGCTAGCTTTGAGGTACCCTATCGAGCATGGCATGGTCACCAACTGGGCTGACATGGAGAAGGTCTGGCAGCACATCTACAATGAGTTGGGGGTTGACCCGAAAGAACGCCCAGTCCTGCTAACTGAAATACCCCTGAACCCCAAAGCCAACAGGGAGAAGATGACGCAGATCATGTTTGAGACCTTCAACACGCCAGCTTTGTTTGTGGCCATGCAGGCGGTGCTGTCCCTGTACGGCGCTGGCCGTGTCACCGGAATTGCCATGGACTCTGGAGACGGCATCACCTTCCCTGTGCCCGTCCGTGAGGGTTACGCGCTGCCCCACGCCATCCTGCGCGTAACCATGTCTGGCAGCGACCTGACGGACTACCTCACGAGGCTCCTGGTTGAGAGAGGCTACAGCTTCCCCACCTCTGAGAGAGACGTCGTGCGGGATATTAAAGAGAAGCTTTGCTACGTCGCCCAGGACTTTGAGAACGAGATGGCCGCAGCCTCCTCGGAAAAGTCCTATGAGCTCCCCGACGGCCAGGTGATCACCCTCGGTAATGAGCGCTTCAGGTGTCCCGAGTCCCTCTTCCAGCCCGCCTTCCTAAACATGGAGTCCTGCGGCTTCCCCGAGACCGTTTTCAACTCAGTCATGAAGTGTGATCCGGACCTGCGAAAAGATCTGTTCGCCAACGTAGTGCTGGCGGGCGGGAACACCATGTACCCTGGCATGGCTGACAGGATGCTAAAAGAGCTCACGGCCTTCGTCCCCAGCTCCATGAAGACCAAGATCATTGCTCCGCCAGAACGCAAATATTCCACCTGGATCGGCGGCTCTACCTTGGCCTCGCTCTCCACCTTCCAGCAGATGCTGATCAGCAAGCAAGAATATGATGAGTCCGGCCCATCCATTGTCCACCATAAAATGTGTTTCACTATTACTGACTGA